In Zonotrichia albicollis isolate bZonAlb1 chromosome 3, bZonAlb1.hap1, whole genome shotgun sequence, a single window of DNA contains:
- the LOC141728574 gene encoding uncharacterized protein LOC141728574 — MGVGQSKTQKGVFFVVKGLLLGRGFTAPKKELIVLIRWVFSHFPEVSPEVAKEPRFWAAVVAKLDQQVNAGEPRLSNVAYWASKVLTSLRPAGSSRKDFFSSSLFPSSPSSRILTPQPSPSSHRQEPSKGILKANKKQGNHSAPAPSRPAQPPRPRSPAQVPPSSPSTPVPKSPVSTPKFVPLSNEIPQNSPFTVQDGGDHAVSAARAPSSSTNPFLPSTNPFLHPDHTPCPVTPLSCPPSVPLTPQHSAPPSAPPQTPPPVQPPTPFPPAPFSFFPPPPNAVRGADKGTLPRPLPCLTSAPNPASTSSSFGSHATPPSSHALCSEEGGGESRTLEQAPLLEAAPVTYYLGEGGNARAQWVPLAQVRIKELCKAQKDYSRESEFFRGLLHNTLAQGDLVPTDLRSLFSSLLRPMEFRVWVREWRREIVEVLPSFWGNLTLSHDADGQLITQEHLLGEGQWAEGANQAKALFPSQLVETARAAERAFFKLEVVTSQWEDAEVLQGAQEPYMEFIERLYRYVEAQAFGEDDREKMLEQMAYSNANADCRKAIKTLPRSPKPTVEAMIDVVVRQVSLAPRPKRTSVHFAECPEQDFIEAEASPVAGPSTSESGRRTSATHPCHLCGKVGHWMPQCPMRQDYMEWRRKQDKKKTEEKDHPNESGTSSRSRGCRRKLSHRFRRARGDGENPPKHHQFPQMFTSSPMLRLLLLPLSSLNYLWFINPNLPPPFLLLLPNWIYYLGQNHLFKYFAFNCSPFVF; from the coding sequence ATGGGTGTGGgtcagagcaaaacccaaaaaggagttttttttgtagttaagggtttgttacttggaagaggttttactgcccccaagaaagagttgatagtgttgattagatgggtattttcacatttccctgaagtttccCCAGAAGTTGCGAAAGAGCCGCGCTTTTGGGCAGCCGTTGTGGCCAAATTAGACCAACAGGTTAACGCTGGGGAACCCCGGTTGTCTAACGTGGCATACTGGGCAAGCAAAGTATTAACTTCGCTGCGCCCAGCCGGGAGttcaagaaaggattttttttcttctagtttGTTCCCTAGTTCTCCCAGTTCCCGCATCCTTaccccccagccctctccctcttcacacaggcaggagccctcgaaagggattttaaaggccaacaaaaagcagggaaaccattctgcccctgctccctctcgacctgctcagcctccccgtccgaggagccctgcccaagttcctccatcctccccttctaccccagttcccaagtccCCAGTTTCAACCCCTAAGTTTGTTCCGCTTAGTAATGAAATTCCACAAAATAGCCCCTTTACTGTCCAAGATGGCGGGGACCATGCGGTCTCTGCCGCCagagctccttcttcttccaCTAACCCGTTCCTCCCAagcaccaaccccttccttcaccctgaccacaccccttgcccagttactcctctctcatgccctccctccgtcccgctcactcctcagcactccgccccaccttcagctcctcctcaaacccctcccccGGTTCAGCCCCCCACTCCCTTCCCCCCCGCTCCGTTTTCGTTTTTCCCTCCGCCTCCGAACGCCGTCCGGGGGGCGGACAAGGGTACTTTGCCGcgcccactcccttgccttaCGTCAGCTccaaaccccgcctcaacctcctccagtttcggttcccacgccaccccccccagctctcacgctttgtgttcagaggagggggggggggaaagccgGACACTGGAGCAAGCTCCCCTATTAGAAGCTGCTCCTGTAACATATTATCTAGGGGAAGGGGGAAATGCACGGGCACAGTGGGTGCCTTTAGCACAGGTCCGAATAAAGGAGCTATGCAAAGCTCAGAAAGATTACTCCCGGGAGTCAGAATTCTTCCGGGGTTTGCTACACAATACCCTTGCTCAGGGAGATTTGGTACCgacggatttaaggtccctcttctctagcctgctcagacccatggaatttagggtctgggtgagggaatggaggagggaaataGTGGAAGTACTCCCAAGTTTTTGGGGGAACCTTACACTGTCCCATGACGCAGATGGTCAGTTAATTACCCAAGAACATCTTTTGGGTGAAGGACAGTGGGCTGAAGGGGCAAATCAAGCTAAAGCcttattcccatcccagctagTAGAGACGGCCCGGGCAGCTGAGCGGGCCTTCTTTAAGTTAGAGGTAGTTACCtcccaatgggaagatgctgaggttttgcaaggagcgcaagagccatacatggaatttatcGAACGCCTATACAGATATGTGGAAGCGCAAGCGTTCGGAGaggatgacagggaaaaaatgcttgagCAGATGGCTTATAGCAATGCCAACGCTGACTGCCGCAAGGCTATAAAAACTCTCCCTCGAAGTCCTAAGCCCACAGTAGAAGCCATGATAGATGTCGTAGTGCGTCAAGTctccctggccccaaggcctaagagaacatctgtgcattttgctgaaTGCCCCGAGCAAGACTTCATAGAGGCTGAAGCTTCCCCCGTGGCCGGTCCTTCTACTTCTGAGTCCGGCAGGAGGACATCagcaacccatccctgccatctctgtggcaaggtggggcattggatgcctcagtgtcccatgcGCCAAGACTACATGGAATGGAGGCGGAAGCAAGATAAgaagaagacagaggaaaaagaccaTCCAAATGAGTCAGGCACCTCATCCcgaagcagaggatgcagaaggaagctgagtcacaggTTCAGGCGTGCTCGCGGTGACggagaaaaccctcccaaacaccatcagtttcctcagatgtttacttcctccccaatgctgagactgctgctcctacccctctcgtcactgaactacctctggtttattaatcccaacctccctcccccatttcttcttcttctcccgaactggatttattatttggggcagaaccatctgtttaagtattttgcgtttaactgttcaccttttgtcttttag